From Candidatus Omnitrophota bacterium, the proteins below share one genomic window:
- the atpA gene encoding F0F1 ATP synthase subunit alpha: MKELKTAEISAILKKELAEFKVESNMYEIGRVISVGDGIARIYGLSQAMAGELVEFPGGLKGIVLNLEEDNVGAAIFGLDTNIKEGDEVRRTGTIASVPVGEALAGRVVDALGQAIDGHAPIQAKEFRPIEIKAPGIIDRKNVHEPLQTGIKVIDALTPIGRGQRELIIGDRKTGKTTLAIDAIINQRGQDVHCFYVAIGQKRSTVAQVYEKLKKYGAIDYTTIVAASASDPAPMQFIAAYAATTMAEYYRDSGRHALIVYDDLTKQAQAYRQLSLLLRRPPGREAFPGDIFYLHSRLLERAAKMSDAKGAGSLTALPIVETQAGDVTAYIPTNVISITDGQIYLESDLFYAGQRPAINPGLSVSRVGGDAQIKAMKQTAGSLRLDLAQYRELAAFAQFASDLDVASRRQLERGKRLMEIIKQGVQQPLPVVKQVAIIYAGVNGYLDDIPVAKVRDFETHLLETLDTRFTEFVRLFNEKKALTDDVKKGLEDLLKKFKESYRS, encoded by the coding sequence ATGAAAGAACTCAAGACCGCTGAAATTTCCGCCATCCTTAAAAAAGAGCTCGCCGAATTCAAGGTGGAATCGAATATGTATGAAATCGGCCGGGTCATCAGCGTGGGAGACGGGATCGCGCGGATTTACGGCCTGAGCCAGGCCATGGCCGGGGAGCTTGTGGAATTTCCCGGCGGGCTGAAGGGGATCGTCCTGAATCTCGAGGAAGACAATGTGGGCGCGGCCATCTTCGGGCTGGACACCAACATCAAGGAAGGGGATGAAGTCCGCCGGACCGGAACGATCGCGTCCGTGCCGGTGGGAGAGGCCCTGGCCGGCCGCGTGGTCGACGCGCTGGGCCAGGCCATCGACGGCCATGCCCCGATCCAGGCCAAGGAGTTCCGCCCGATCGAGATCAAGGCGCCGGGGATCATCGACCGCAAGAACGTCCATGAACCCCTGCAGACCGGGATCAAGGTCATCGACGCCCTGACCCCGATCGGCCGCGGGCAGCGCGAGCTGATCATCGGCGACCGCAAGACCGGCAAGACCACACTGGCCATCGACGCGATCATCAACCAGCGCGGCCAGGACGTTCACTGTTTTTACGTGGCCATCGGGCAAAAACGGTCCACCGTGGCCCAGGTTTATGAAAAATTGAAAAAATACGGCGCCATCGATTACACCACCATCGTCGCGGCCTCGGCCTCGGACCCGGCTCCCATGCAATTCATCGCCGCGTATGCCGCCACGACCATGGCCGAATACTACCGGGACAGCGGCCGGCACGCGCTGATCGTTTACGACGATTTGACCAAGCAGGCCCAGGCCTACCGCCAGTTATCATTGCTCCTGCGCCGCCCTCCGGGCCGCGAGGCCTTTCCCGGCGACATTTTTTATCTTCACAGCCGTTTGCTGGAACGCGCGGCCAAAATGAGTGACGCCAAAGGCGCGGGAAGCCTGACCGCCCTTCCGATTGTCGAAACCCAGGCCGGCGACGTTACGGCCTACATCCCCACCAACGTCATCTCTATCACCGACGGGCAAATCTACCTGGAGAGCGACCTGTTCTACGCCGGCCAGCGTCCGGCCATCAACCCCGGATTGTCGGTATCCCGCGTGGGCGGCGACGCCCAGATCAAGGCCATGAAACAGACCGCGGGTTCCTTACGCCTGGACCTCGCCCAGTACCGCGAGCTGGCGGCATTCGCGCAGTTCGCCTCGGACCTGGATGTCGCGTCCCGGCGCCAGTTGGAACGGGGGAAGCGGCTCATGGAGATCATCAAACAGGGCGTCCAGCAGCCCCTGCCGGTCGTCAAGCAGGTGGCCATCATCTACGCCGGCGTCAACGGGTATCTGGATGATATCCCGGTCGCCAAAGTCCGTGATTTCGAAACGCACCTCCTGGAAACCCTGGACACACGGTTCACCGAGTTTGTCCGTTTGTTTAACGAAAAAAAAGCCCTGACAGATGACGTCAAAAAGGGCCTGGAAGACCTCCTCAAAAAATTCAAGGAATCGTACCGGAGCTGA
- the atpH gene encoding ATP synthase F1 subunit delta — protein MKNSKAAKRYARAFFELCKEGDAFDDAYADLSMIRQAVGDSAELAAFLKNVHLPREKRESVLAALFQTRVRPLTMDFLLFLDRKNRLPAMPQICEYFEKDYFAQKGILKVKITTATALDSGQEEAIRDRLRQRYQKDIRWESELVPGLIGGFKIQVEDLIHDLSVQNQLQKFKNRIMNS, from the coding sequence ATGAAAAACTCCAAAGCCGCAAAACGATACGCCCGGGCCTTCTTCGAGCTGTGCAAAGAGGGAGACGCCTTTGACGACGCCTATGCCGATCTGTCCATGATCCGCCAGGCGGTGGGCGACTCTGCGGAGCTGGCCGCTTTCTTGAAAAATGTCCATCTGCCCAGAGAAAAACGAGAGAGTGTCCTCGCGGCGCTCTTCCAGACGCGTGTCCGGCCGCTGACAATGGATTTTCTGCTTTTTCTGGACCGGAAAAACCGCCTGCCGGCCATGCCCCAAATCTGCGAATATTTCGAAAAAGATTATTTTGCCCAAAAGGGCATCCTCAAGGTCAAGATCACCACCGCGACGGCCCTGGACTCCGGGCAGGAGGAAGCCATCCGCGACCGCTTGCGCCAGCGTTACCAGAAGGACATCCGCTGGGAAAGCGAGCTGGTCCCGGGACTGATCGGCGGCTTCAAAATCCAGGTGGAAGATTTGATCCATGATTTGAGCGTCCAAAACCAGCTCCAGAAATTCAAAAACCGCATCATGAACAGCTAA
- the atpF gene encoding F0F1 ATP synthase subunit B, producing the protein MADHPSVPEGLIAETAQPAAPEKPNLLNADVTVLILTWVTFFLLLAVLQKFAWKPILAALDERENRIRRSIEEAEKTRQEYEKIEENRSKILDEAGEQSKNILDDSRKAAQNLAKAIEQKAKNEAQVVLENTRRDIQIAKDKAEAQLRQESAEIAVQLAGKIIEENLDNEKNRKLIDQLIKKI; encoded by the coding sequence ATGGCCGATCATCCATCAGTTCCGGAAGGCCTGATTGCGGAAACTGCGCAGCCGGCCGCCCCTGAAAAACCCAATCTCCTGAACGCCGACGTCACTGTTCTCATCCTCACGTGGGTCACGTTCTTCCTGCTCCTCGCTGTCCTGCAAAAATTTGCCTGGAAACCGATCCTGGCGGCGCTGGACGAACGCGAGAACCGGATCCGCCGCTCGATTGAAGAGGCGGAAAAAACCCGGCAGGAGTACGAAAAAATCGAGGAGAACCGGAGCAAAATCCTGGATGAAGCAGGGGAACAATCCAAAAACATCCTGGATGATTCCCGGAAGGCGGCCCAAAATCTTGCCAAGGCCATCGAACAAAAGGCCAAAAATGAGGCCCAGGTCGTTCTCGAAAATACCCGGCGTGACATCCAGATCGCCAAGGACAAGGCCGAGGCCCAGCTTCGCCAGGAAAGCGCCGAGATCGCCGTCCAACTGGCCGGGAAAATCATTGAAGAAAACCTCGACAACGAAAAAAACCGCAAACTCATCGACCAGCTGATCAAAAAGATCTGA
- the atpE gene encoding ATP synthase F0 subunit C, whose protein sequence is MEPAIHGSYAAIGAGMVTLGAGLGIGILAFGALMGMARQPEAAKKIQTAMLIAAALIEGIALFAAIICLLAIR, encoded by the coding sequence ATGGAGCCAGCTATTCATGGGTCATATGCGGCCATCGGGGCCGGCATGGTCACTCTCGGGGCGGGGCTGGGGATCGGGATCCTGGCGTTCGGGGCATTGATGGGCATGGCGAGGCAGCCTGAAGCCGCCAAAAAAATACAGACAGCCATGCTGATCGCAGCCGCGCTCATCGAGGGGATCGCCCTTTTCGCGGCCATCATCTGCCTGCTGGCGATCAGATAA
- the atpB gene encoding F0F1 ATP synthase subunit A, which translates to MTPANDISLSEFVIHHVLDAKEWHLPFLPPVPLPGSLTLHGLMMIICALLLLLLFGVVYRKDDKVPTGITNLLEAFILFIRDEIAISFLGEKDGRRMTPLFCTFFFFIAGLNLMGLIPVFSTATSNVNVTAALALITLGFMTVGAVLKNGASGFFKSFVPPDVPWPILVVLVPIEFVGMFVKAFALTIRLFANMLAGHIVILSLLSLVAFFGYVALPSVILAVLISLLEIFIAFLQAFIFTLLSAMFIGQSYHPEH; encoded by the coding sequence ATGACACCTGCAAACGACATCAGCCTGTCCGAGTTCGTCATCCACCACGTCCTGGACGCCAAGGAATGGCACCTGCCTTTCTTGCCGCCGGTCCCGTTGCCGGGATCGCTGACGCTCCACGGCCTGATGATGATCATTTGCGCGCTCCTGCTGTTGTTGCTGTTCGGCGTCGTCTACCGCAAGGACGACAAGGTCCCGACCGGGATCACCAATCTCCTGGAGGCCTTTATCCTGTTTATCCGCGATGAAATCGCGATTTCCTTCCTGGGGGAAAAAGACGGGAGGAGGATGACGCCGCTCTTCTGCACCTTCTTTTTCTTCATCGCCGGGTTGAACCTCATGGGATTGATCCCTGTCTTTTCCACCGCGACGTCGAACGTCAACGTCACGGCCGCCCTGGCGCTCATCACGCTCGGGTTCATGACGGTCGGCGCGGTCTTGAAAAACGGGGCGTCCGGATTTTTCAAATCATTTGTTCCTCCGGATGTCCCCTGGCCGATCCTCGTGGTACTCGTTCCCATCGAATTCGTCGGAATGTTTGTCAAGGCCTTTGCCCTGACCATCCGCTTGTTCGCCAACATGCTGGCCGGCCATATTGTGATCCTGTCGCTGCTCAGCCTGGTCGCGTTTTTTGGCTATGTCGCTCTGCCCAGCGTCATTCTGGCAGTGCTGATCTCCTTGCTGGAAATTTTCATCGCGTTCCTGCAGGCTTTTATCTTTACGCTGTTATCGGCCATGTTCATCGGGCAAAGCTATCACCCCGAGCATTAA
- a CDS encoding TMEM14 family protein, producing the protein MLDKFVLIGYGVFMLVGAFFGWKAGSKVSLIMGIVSGAAVFLSYAVSLNAPRNGILGLAVISGILSGVFLLRLIQTQKMMPAGMLLAVSAAVFAYGLYRFINYK; encoded by the coding sequence ATGCTGGATAAATTCGTCCTGATCGGATACGGGGTGTTCATGCTGGTGGGAGCGTTTTTCGGCTGGAAGGCGGGCAGCAAGGTGTCCCTGATCATGGGGATCGTTTCCGGGGCCGCTGTTTTTTTGAGCTATGCCGTTTCCCTCAACGCCCCCCGGAACGGGATCCTGGGGCTGGCGGTGATCAGCGGAATTCTCAGCGGTGTCTTTCTTCTGCGTTTGATCCAGACCCAGAAAATGATGCCGGCCGGGATGCTGCTGGCGGTCAGCGCCGCGGTCTTCGCCTACGGGCTTTACCGTTTTATCAATTACAAATGA
- the hemH gene encoding ferrochelatase, with the protein MIPDFCYSHPCLTVIAAAFLVNIPMGYIRQGHSKFSAKWFFWIHASIPLIIYLRLSLHLTPALIPVFIFFAVLGQILGSRFRSRRMTDAEWKRLHQIPDTRRKNQPKRFLPETEVMVVLMNMGGPKSNADVKDFLLKLFNDSLLIRFPLSALLQPFFSWLIVTLRWKAAAERYQLIGGGSPIFESTRNQAEALAQELRRRGREIDVIFSFNYSQPLPNETLMQVKAAGKKYLLPLSLYPHYSKATTGSNIHYLSMAARQFHPDVEFLDTPEYFLHPGYIQAFVERIQGALKPSELLDDFYLLFSAHGLPLYFLTEGDPYPFQVAQTAGCVLNKLGRTKEWSLSYQSAVGPLQWLKPSTENMIHTLAKQGIKKLLVVPISFVTDHIETLCEIDIEYRKVAEDAGITDFRMSRALECHPGFIQALADSVETALPRELSSRQEKVRPGRIDIDSAKV; encoded by the coding sequence ATGATCCCTGATTTTTGTTATTCGCATCCTTGCCTGACGGTCATTGCCGCGGCGTTTCTCGTCAACATCCCGATGGGATACATCCGGCAAGGCCATTCGAAGTTTTCCGCCAAATGGTTTTTCTGGATCCATGCCTCGATCCCTCTCATCATCTATCTGCGGCTCTCCCTGCACCTCACACCAGCCCTGATCCCGGTCTTTATATTTTTTGCGGTCCTGGGGCAGATCCTCGGCAGCCGGTTCCGCAGCCGCCGGATGACGGACGCCGAATGGAAACGGCTCCACCAGATCCCGGACACCCGCCGGAAAAATCAGCCCAAGCGCTTTTTGCCGGAGACCGAAGTGATGGTGGTCTTGATGAACATGGGCGGGCCCAAAAGCAACGCCGACGTCAAAGACTTCCTTTTGAAACTATTCAACGATTCTCTTCTGATCCGATTTCCGTTGTCCGCCCTCCTGCAGCCGTTTTTTTCCTGGCTGATCGTGACGTTGCGCTGGAAGGCCGCGGCGGAACGGTATCAGCTCATCGGGGGAGGGAGCCCGATCTTTGAGTCCACCCGGAACCAGGCCGAGGCCCTGGCCCAGGAATTGCGCAGAAGGGGAAGGGAGATCGACGTCATTTTCTCGTTCAATTACAGCCAGCCCCTGCCCAACGAGACCCTCATGCAGGTCAAGGCCGCCGGGAAAAAATATCTTCTGCCGTTGAGCCTGTATCCGCATTATTCCAAAGCCACCACAGGATCGAACATCCATTACCTGAGCATGGCCGCCCGGCAATTCCATCCTGATGTCGAATTCCTGGATACGCCGGAATATTTTCTGCACCCTGGATATATCCAGGCCTTTGTCGAACGGATCCAGGGAGCACTCAAACCTTCCGAATTGCTGGATGATTTTTATCTCCTGTTCTCCGCTCACGGCCTGCCGCTGTATTTCCTGACGGAAGGGGACCCCTACCCGTTCCAGGTGGCCCAAACCGCCGGCTGCGTGCTGAACAAACTGGGCCGGACAAAAGAATGGTCGCTGTCTTACCAAAGCGCCGTCGGCCCCCTGCAGTGGCTGAAACCATCGACTGAAAACATGATTCACACGCTGGCCAAACAGGGGATCAAAAAACTTCTTGTTGTCCCCATTTCTTTTGTGACCGACCATATTGAGACACTCTGCGAAATTGACATCGAATACCGCAAAGTCGCGGAAGACGCCGGGATCACGGATTTCCGGATGTCCAGGGCCCTGGAATGCCATCCTGGATTTATCCAGGCCCTGGCCGACAGCGTGGAGACCGCCCTGCCGCGGGAATTGTCTTCCCGCCAGGAAAAAGTCCGGCCCGGCAGGATCGACATCGACAGCGCCAAAGTGTAA
- the hemA gene encoding glutamyl-tRNA reductase — MNIVTVGINHKTAPIESREKFFLTPLQQDLVLSEMKCNPSVFEAFILSTCNRTEVYAHVLEDFNLAGFFTALVSSIKKIPFHPDDRKLFYIYRQEQAIRHLLRVAAGLDSLVLGEKQILGQVRTSLERGQSRAMFSKNFNILANIAIRTGKKAQTETQISYGGSSVSWAAVMMAEQKLGTLAGRSFLIIGAGKMGELTINQIYGKGVSKVYVMNRTQCNAEALAEKCEGIPVSFCDIKETLAEVDVAICAVCAPHYILEKDIVQKVMEARKGRELILMDISMPRNIDPQTATVPGIHLSCIDDLQQVMNESMRKRQASVGAVEKIIEAKLSEFYEKLAKIQDIAGPAEEYLTSPDSA; from the coding sequence ATGAATATCGTAACCGTCGGCATTAATCACAAAACCGCACCCATCGAATCGCGGGAGAAGTTTTTTCTGACCCCGCTCCAGCAGGACCTTGTCCTGAGCGAGATGAAGTGCAACCCGTCTGTCTTTGAGGCCTTTATCCTGTCCACCTGCAACCGAACAGAGGTTTACGCCCATGTTCTGGAGGATTTTAACCTCGCGGGTTTCTTTACGGCCCTGGTTTCCTCGATCAAGAAAATTCCCTTCCATCCGGACGACAGAAAACTGTTTTACATTTACCGGCAAGAGCAGGCAATCCGCCACCTGTTGAGGGTCGCGGCCGGGCTGGATTCCCTGGTTTTGGGCGAAAAGCAGATCCTCGGCCAGGTCAGGACATCGCTGGAGCGGGGGCAAAGCCGGGCCATGTTCAGCAAAAATTTCAACATCCTTGCCAACATCGCGATCCGGACAGGGAAAAAAGCCCAGACAGAAACCCAAATCAGTTACGGCGGATCCTCGGTCAGCTGGGCCGCCGTGATGATGGCCGAGCAGAAACTCGGCACCCTGGCAGGAAGATCGTTTTTGATCATCGGCGCCGGGAAAATGGGGGAGCTGACCATCAACCAGATCTACGGCAAAGGCGTCAGCAAAGTCTACGTGATGAACCGGACCCAGTGCAACGCGGAAGCCCTCGCTGAAAAATGCGAAGGAATCCCGGTTTCATTTTGCGACATTAAGGAAACCTTGGCAGAAGTGGACGTGGCGATCTGCGCCGTTTGCGCGCCGCACTATATCCTGGAGAAGGACATCGTCCAAAAAGTCATGGAGGCCCGCAAGGGCAGGGAACTCATCCTTATGGACATCTCCATGCCACGCAACATCGACCCGCAAACAGCAACCGTTCCGGGAATCCATCTGTCCTGCATCGATGACCTACAGCAGGTCATGAACGAAAGCATGCGCAAACGGCAGGCCTCGGTCGGCGCGGTGGAAAAAATCATCGAGGCCAAGCTGTCCGAATTTTACGAAAAGCTGGCCAAAATCCAGGACATTGCCGGCCCGGCAGAGGAATACCTGACAAGCCCCGACTCAGCCTGA
- a CDS encoding RtcB family protein, whose product MPYRVINNTPVWGEPINEAIEQINTCAKTASYTALMADHHQGYAVPIGGVVAYRDKISPSGVGYDIACGNKAVRLDVPADDVRKNISRIMDDIAHTLSFGVGRKNKESVDHPLFNDPAWTIPEARKLKSLAQSQLGTIGSGNHYVDVFTDEEDQVWVGVHFGSRGFGHHLATHFITAGGGKDGMFVEPVVLDTRGNLGQEYLACMKLAGRYAYAGRDWVCGRVARILGARILEEIHNHHNYAWEEEHNGEKYWVVRKGATPAFQGQKGFVGGSMGDISVIIEGVDSAESRKSLYSTVHGAGRVMSRTAAAGRFRGRRRTGGQVTKAMMLNWIRPMGVELRGAGTDESPHCYKRLPEVLEYHKNTIRILRTLQPLGVAMAGENEFDPYKD is encoded by the coding sequence ATGCCATACCGAGTCATCAACAACACCCCTGTCTGGGGCGAGCCGATCAACGAAGCGATCGAGCAAATCAACACCTGCGCCAAAACCGCGTCCTATACCGCGCTCATGGCCGACCATCACCAGGGCTACGCCGTCCCGATCGGCGGAGTGGTGGCTTACAGGGACAAGATCAGCCCGTCGGGCGTTGGCTATGACATTGCCTGCGGAAACAAAGCCGTTCGCCTGGATGTCCCGGCGGATGACGTCCGCAAGAACATTTCCAGGATCATGGATGATATCGCCCATACCCTGTCGTTCGGCGTGGGAAGAAAAAACAAAGAGAGCGTTGATCATCCTCTCTTTAATGATCCCGCGTGGACGATCCCCGAAGCGCGAAAGCTCAAATCCCTGGCCCAATCCCAGTTGGGAACCATCGGCAGCGGCAATCACTATGTGGACGTTTTTACGGATGAAGAGGACCAGGTCTGGGTCGGCGTCCATTTCGGCTCGCGCGGGTTCGGGCATCATCTGGCAACGCATTTCATCACGGCCGGGGGAGGGAAGGACGGCATGTTTGTGGAACCGGTGGTCCTGGACACCCGCGGCAATCTGGGGCAGGAATACCTCGCCTGCATGAAACTGGCCGGGCGCTATGCCTATGCCGGACGCGACTGGGTCTGCGGCCGCGTCGCCCGGATCCTTGGCGCCCGGATCCTGGAAGAAATCCACAACCACCACAATTACGCCTGGGAAGAAGAGCACAACGGAGAAAAATACTGGGTCGTCCGCAAAGGCGCCACGCCGGCGTTCCAGGGGCAAAAAGGGTTTGTCGGAGGGAGCATGGGCGACATTTCCGTCATCATTGAGGGTGTGGATTCCGCCGAAAGCCGGAAATCCTTGTATTCCACGGTCCACGGCGCGGGGCGCGTGATGTCCCGGACTGCCGCAGCCGGCCGGTTCCGCGGCCGCCGCAGGACAGGAGGCCAGGTGACGAAGGCCATGATGCTCAACTGGATCAGACCCATGGGGGTGGAACTGCGGGGGGCGGGAACGGATGAATCCCCGCATTGCTACAAGCGCCTGCCCGAGGTCCTGGAATACCACAAAAATACCATCCGCATCCTGCGCACCCTCCAGCCTTTGGGAGTCGCCATGGCCGGGGAAAACGAATTCGACCCGTACAAAGACTGA
- the moaD gene encoding molybdopterin converting factor subunit 1 — MSTEKSIHVRYFAVLREKRGISQETVSTTAETAGDLYQELKTKFHFLLESSHVKVALNDEFRDPKTLLKSGDTVVFIPPVAGG, encoded by the coding sequence ATGAGCACAGAAAAATCCATTCATGTACGCTACTTCGCTGTCCTGCGCGAAAAACGCGGGATATCTCAGGAAACCGTCAGCACAACCGCTGAGACCGCCGGCGACCTGTATCAAGAATTAAAAACCAAATTCCATTTCCTCCTGGAATCCAGCCACGTCAAGGTCGCGCTCAACGACGAATTCCGCGATCCCAAAACCCTGCTGAAATCCGGCGACACCGTTGTTTTCATCCCGCCCGTGGCCGGGGGGTAA
- a CDS encoding NTP transferase domain-containing protein: MDDLKTSLEKIAPLYGLVLAGGKSERMKTDKAALNYHGRPQVDVAFDLLGKFCEKVFISGRRDQPVAAGDGLPRICDLPEIEGEGPLSGILSAMQTHPQAAWLVMACDLPYATDKTLQKLIKRRDPQKTATAYRSSHDGLPEPLCAIWEPHGLNDHLRSFAQGLHCPRKILINSNALILEPDDPASLDNVNTPEEFRQAKEALAQRKE, translated from the coding sequence ATGGACGATCTAAAAACATCCCTGGAAAAGATTGCGCCCCTGTACGGCCTGGTGCTGGCCGGAGGGAAAAGCGAACGGATGAAAACCGACAAGGCGGCGTTGAATTATCACGGAAGGCCGCAGGTCGATGTCGCGTTCGATCTTCTGGGAAAATTCTGCGAAAAGGTTTTTATTTCCGGCCGCAGGGACCAGCCCGTGGCTGCCGGTGACGGGCTCCCCCGGATTTGCGATCTCCCCGAAATCGAAGGAGAAGGCCCGCTTTCAGGCATCCTTTCGGCCATGCAGACGCATCCTCAGGCCGCGTGGCTTGTCATGGCCTGCGACCTCCCGTATGCCACGGACAAGACTCTGCAAAAACTTATTAAACGCCGGGACCCCCAAAAGACAGCCACGGCTTACCGCAGCAGCCACGACGGGCTTCCGGAACCGCTGTGCGCGATCTGGGAACCGCATGGGCTTAACGACCATCTACGGTCGTTCGCCCAGGGCCTCCATTGCCCGCGAAAGATTCTCATCAACTCCAACGCCTTGATTCTGGAACCGGATGATCCGGCCTCTCTGGACAACGTCAACACTCCCGAAGAATTCCGTCAGGCCAAAGAAGCGCTGGCCCAGAGGAAAGAATGA
- a CDS encoding molybdopterin molybdotransferase MoeA codes for MILPAQADKLIARHLRDFPVERVALTDASGLVLREDIFADRDLPAFDKSTMDGIAVCLASWEHGTRKFVLEGVQPAGQKAPRLKRNDGCFEIMTGAMLPEGCDCVVPIERVRIENGHAVIASDAALSRGQFMVRQAADHKKGERLLAKGIRMLPPHTAVAASVGKSRVLVTRKIKVAVIATGNELVNIARQKIAPHQIRLSNSYALLSLLKRAGIFESELFHIKDDPKALRSRLNKILKGFDVLVLSGGVSMGKFDYVPSVLKDLGVRVAFHKIAQRPGKPFWFGTSRKRQPVFALPGNPVSTLVCAYRYVVPHLLRAAGVKVLHPDSAALAKTLRVAPPLVKFLPVKFDPRTQGAVRAVGYSGSGDYVSLAQADGFVELLPGRTYRQNERVKFFRWTI; via the coding sequence ATGATCCTTCCTGCGCAGGCAGACAAGCTGATCGCCCGGCACCTGCGGGACTTCCCGGTTGAACGCGTCGCGCTTACAGACGCATCAGGCCTGGTTCTGCGGGAAGACATCTTCGCGGACCGGGATCTCCCGGCGTTTGATAAATCCACCATGGACGGGATCGCGGTCTGTTTGGCCTCCTGGGAACATGGAACAAGAAAATTTGTTCTGGAGGGAGTCCAACCCGCCGGACAAAAAGCCCCCAGGCTCAAGCGCAACGACGGATGTTTTGAGATCATGACCGGGGCCATGCTCCCGGAAGGGTGCGATTGCGTTGTCCCGATCGAACGCGTCCGCATTGAAAATGGACACGCCGTCATCGCATCCGATGCCGCCCTGTCCCGCGGTCAATTCATGGTCCGGCAGGCCGCAGACCACAAAAAAGGGGAGCGGCTGCTTGCAAAAGGTATCCGGATGCTCCCGCCGCACACGGCTGTCGCGGCTTCCGTCGGAAAATCCCGGGTTCTGGTGACCAGAAAAATCAAGGTGGCTGTCATTGCCACCGGTAATGAACTTGTGAACATCGCACGCCAAAAAATCGCACCGCATCAAATCCGACTTTCCAACTCTTACGCGTTACTGTCTCTCTTGAAACGGGCTGGCATCTTTGAAAGTGAGCTGTTTCACATCAAGGACGACCCCAAGGCCCTGCGGTCCAGGCTGAACAAAATCTTGAAAGGTTTTGATGTCTTGGTTCTCAGCGGCGGAGTCTCGATGGGTAAATTCGACTACGTCCCGTCCGTCCTCAAAGACCTTGGGGTTCGCGTTGCTTTTCATAAAATCGCGCAACGGCCCGGAAAACCCTTCTGGTTCGGGACCAGCCGCAAACGACAGCCGGTCTTTGCCCTGCCCGGGAACCCGGTCTCGACGCTGGTCTGCGCCTACCGTTACGTGGTCCCGCATCTTCTCCGGGCGGCCGGGGTCAAGGTCCTTCACCCGGATTCCGCCGCATTGGCAAAGACCCTCCGGGTCGCTCCCCCGCTGGTGAAATTTCTTCCTGTCAAATTTGATCCCCGGACGCAGGGGGCTGTCCGCGCCGTTGGTTACAGCGGCTCAGGCGATTATGTGTCCCTGGCGCAGGCCGACGGTTTTGTCGAACTGCTTCCCGGGCGGACATACCGCCAAAACGAACGCGTCAAATTTTTCCGATGGACGATCTAA